In Desertifilum tharense IPPAS B-1220, one genomic interval encodes:
- a CDS encoding sulfurtransferase — protein MQYLFSQLVSALQPNPRLDAAVQSSQVSSSLENLWVASPAIALSLIHQGATLLDARSCVWQHLGMLKGSVSVSWQQFSQSQNPNRGKLLTNEAQLTQKLRSVGVKCDRPVVVVGDPQTGWGEEGRIVWMLRTLGHRQSLFVDGGYRALTKAGFPVTWRVRTQATQPGDFTIRRNSQWEINREQLHEAWKAGEVVAIDTRERREYQGKIPYGESRGGHIPGAIHLYYKELLDENGYLLSASEILHQLQIRGISPNASLVSYCTGGIRSGWLTAVLANLGICAKNYPGSMWEWSAGAETVYHLAC, from the coding sequence ATGCAATATCTGTTTTCTCAACTTGTGTCTGCACTCCAGCCTAATCCCAGACTGGATGCTGCCGTACAATCTTCCCAGGTTTCCTCAAGCTTAGAGAACTTGTGGGTGGCGAGTCCAGCGATCGCCCTCTCACTCATCCACCAGGGCGCTACCCTATTAGATGCGCGTTCCTGTGTTTGGCAACACCTGGGAATGCTCAAAGGGTCAGTTTCAGTCAGTTGGCAGCAATTTTCCCAAAGCCAAAACCCCAATCGCGGTAAATTATTAACCAATGAGGCTCAATTAACCCAAAAATTGCGCTCAGTTGGGGTAAAGTGCGATCGCCCAGTAGTCGTTGTTGGCGATCCGCAAACCGGATGGGGCGAAGAAGGGCGCATTGTTTGGATGTTACGCACCCTTGGCCATCGTCAATCCCTATTTGTGGATGGCGGCTATCGCGCCTTAACCAAAGCCGGATTTCCTGTCACTTGGCGAGTCAGAACCCAAGCCACCCAACCGGGAGATTTCACCATCCGCCGCAACTCCCAATGGGAAATCAACCGCGAACAACTGCACGAAGCTTGGAAAGCCGGGGAAGTTGTTGCGATCGATACTCGCGAACGCCGGGAATATCAAGGTAAAATTCCTTACGGCGAATCTCGTGGGGGTCATATCCCTGGAGCCATTCATCTGTATTACAAAGAACTGCTAGACGAAAACGGCTATCTTCTAAGCGCTTCAGAGATCCTTCACCAATTGCAAATCCGAGGAATTTCACCCAACGCCTCCCTCGTTTCCTATTGTACGGGGGGAATCCGTTCGGGATGGTTAACGGCAGTTCTCGCGAACCTGGGAATCTGTGCAAAAAACTACCCCGGTTCAATGT
- the nrtS gene encoding nitrate/nitrite transporter NrtS, with amino-acid sequence MKRNALGEYLRSLGDRQLMPTAIKVALIVGSVLFSINHGWALLHGEMTPQRWISGGLTYIVPYLVNIHGQYISRRQMRQRSQAMTYSH; translated from the coding sequence ATGAAACGCAACGCACTCGGAGAGTATCTCAGAAGCTTGGGCGATCGCCAACTGATGCCAACCGCTATTAAAGTCGCTCTGATCGTGGGTTCTGTTCTATTTTCTATCAATCATGGTTGGGCGTTGCTGCACGGAGAAATGACCCCGCAACGATGGATTTCAGGGGGTTTAACCTACATTGTTCCCTACCTCGTCAATATCCACGGACAATATATCAGCCGTCGCCAAATGCGGCAGCGATCGCAGGCAATGACCTACTCTCATTAG